The following are encoded together in the Streptococcus oralis genome:
- the atpB gene encoding F0F1 ATP synthase subunit A — translation MEESLNPTVNIGPISFDLTLLAMSLVTVLMVFAFVYWASRKMTIRPKGKQNALEMIYDFVIGFTKPNIGESYIKDYSLFLFSLFLFILVANNIGLMAKVQTTNGYNLWTSPTANLGYDLSLSFLITLIAHVEGVRRRGVKEYLRAFVTPGFMTPMNILEEFTNFASLAIRIYGNIFAGEVLAGLLLALSQNALYWYPFAFIANMLWTAFSIFISCIQAYVFTMLSSMYIGKKINEGEE, via the coding sequence ATGGAAGAAAGTTTGAATCCAACCGTTAATATTGGACCAATATCCTTTGATTTGACCCTGCTTGCCATGTCTCTTGTAACTGTTTTGATGGTTTTTGCCTTTGTCTACTGGGCAAGTCGTAAAATGACCATCCGTCCAAAGGGCAAACAAAATGCTCTTGAGATGATTTACGACTTTGTGATTGGTTTTACCAAACCAAACATTGGAGAATCATACATCAAGGATTATTCCTTATTTCTGTTTTCTCTATTTCTGTTTATCTTGGTTGCCAATAATATCGGCTTAATGGCAAAAGTACAAACAACAAACGGTTATAACTTGTGGACTTCCCCAACAGCCAACCTTGGATACGATTTATCCCTATCATTCTTGATCACTTTGATCGCCCATGTAGAAGGAGTTCGTCGTAGAGGCGTTAAAGAATATTTGAGAGCATTTGTTACACCTGGCTTTATGACTCCGATGAACATTTTAGAAGAGTTCACCAATTTTGCTTCCTTGGCGATTCGGATCTACGGAAATATTTTTGCCGGTGAGGTCTTAGCTGGATTGCTATTAGCCTTGTCACAAAATGCTTTGTATTGGTATCCTTTTGCCTTTATCGCAAACATGTTATGGACAGCCTTTTCAATTTTCATTTCATGTATTCAGGCTTATGTATTTACCATGTTGTCATCTATGTACATTGGTAAAAAAATAAATGAAGGGGAAGAGTAA
- a CDS encoding F0F1 ATP synthase subunit C: MNLTFFGLCLACMGVSLAEGFLMNGLFKSAARQPDIIPQLRSLMIMGIAFIEGTFFVTLAMSFVIK; encoded by the coding sequence ATGAATTTAACATTTTTCGGACTTTGTCTTGCCTGTATGGGTGTATCTCTTGCAGAAGGATTTTTGATGAACGGTTTGTTCAAATCTGCAGCACGCCAACCAGATATCATCCCACAATTGCGTAGTTTGATGATTATGGGGATTGCCTTTATCGAAGGAACATTCTTTGTAACCTTGGCGATGTCATTTGTCATTAAATAG